GGCGAGGAAGTTGTCTTGGTCGAGGAGGCGGAGGGCGTCTTGGTGAGGCACCGGCCCGCGGGGCTGAGGGGAAGGTTCAGGGGGAGGATGGACCTGAACGGGCTGGACAGAGATGTCAGGGAGCTGCGCGAAAAGTGGACCCTCTAGGCTGACGACATGAAGCTGTACGTGGCTGACACGGTCGCACTCGCCCGCTACCTGGAAGACGACCTCCCCAGCAGGGCCGAGGGCGCCTTCCGCGAAGCCGAAGCGGGTGCGGCGGTAATCCTGATCCCTGAAGTCGTCATCGGTGAATTCGCCTATGTCGCCCTGAAGGGCCGTCTCAAGACCAGGGACCCGAAGTCAGACATCAGGGAGCTGATGAGGGAGATCGCCGCTTCGTCTTATCTGGCTGCGGCCGCGATGGACCCGGCTGCCTGGGAGAAGTTCCTCGACTGCACGGTGCCTGAGCTGCACGACAGGATGATCTATTCCATCGCGTCCTCAAGGGGGGCGTCTGCGATTATAACCCCCGACAAGGACTTGAAGCTCTCCGGCTTCCCGACTCTTTGGTGAAGGGCGCCGAGAAGAGCGGCTCGGAGGAATGTCAGCGGTCGTGGCCGCTTTTGTAGCATGAAGAGACACTTTCACTCTCCCCTCCTCTCGTTTCGACGCCAAGACAGTCGTCGTTTATTTGGCCTCCTGCCCCGAGTCTGGGGAGATGCAAACGACCTCTGTCCAACCGTCGCGGACCAACGGATGGGACAGCGCGCCGGGGTCGAAGAACTTCTACGAAATCCTA
Above is a genomic segment from Nitrososphaerota archaeon containing:
- a CDS encoding AbrB/MazE/SpoVT family DNA-binding domain-containing protein, with protein sequence MAKQSVVGPKGQITLPKEMREHYHLLEGEEVVLVEEAEGVLVRHRPAGLRGRFRGRMDLNGLDRDVRELREKWTL
- a CDS encoding type II toxin-antitoxin system VapC family toxin, whose amino-acid sequence is MKLYVADTVALARYLEDDLPSRAEGAFREAEAGAAVILIPEVVIGEFAYVALKGRLKTRDPKSDIRELMREIAASSYLAAAAMDPAAWEKFLDCTVPELHDRMIYSIASSRGASAIITPDKDLKLSGFPTLW